In Streptomyces sp. NBC_00433, a single genomic region encodes these proteins:
- a CDS encoding coagulation factor 5/8 type domain-containing protein, which produces MSSFRAAGSELPAREGDLEGPDAPADNALSRRSFIATAALASAVPLGAAAAPAAARGGQGRPHAPAEPDFGPHVRVFDPATPAADIQAALDAAAQQQVTSEFGTGRFAFLFKPGTYDVDAQLGYYTSVAGLGLSPDDVTINGAVRVEGQPQPGGGDSALTNFWRSAENLAVNPTDGINWWAVSQAAPLRRVHIRGRLFLFPRQGGFSSGGFIADSVVDGQVVNASQQQWLTRNSAVAGWSNGVWNQVFAGVTGAPEQSFPDPPYTTLPTTPLSREKPFLYVDGTGRYRVFLPALRRETAGATWSAGHTPGSSIPIEQFFVAKPSDPVRAINKALAQGKHLLLTPGIYKLTGTIKVKWAGTVVLGLGFATLTPAGGAVAMRVDDVRGVRIAGLLFDAGETESRSLLEIGSGHGRRGDPQDPTSVQDVFFRVGGAGPGRTGTALVVNSDNVLLDHIWAWRADHGSGVGWTVNTAESGVVVNGDNVLATGLFVEHFQKYNVVWNGDHGRTVMFQNELPYDPPNQAAYRHHGVDGYAAYKVGDAVRHHEGWGLGSYCFFNVDPTIHVSHGFEAPVRDGVRFHDLLTVSLNGAGVIDHVINDHGGAAQGTDTVPVDVVSYPVG; this is translated from the coding sequence ATGTCGTCGTTCAGGGCCGCAGGCAGTGAACTCCCTGCCCGGGAAGGGGACCTGGAAGGGCCGGACGCTCCCGCGGACAACGCGCTGAGCCGGCGTTCGTTCATCGCCACGGCCGCCCTGGCGTCGGCCGTGCCGCTCGGCGCGGCCGCGGCTCCCGCCGCCGCGCGCGGCGGCCAGGGGCGCCCGCACGCCCCCGCGGAGCCGGACTTCGGTCCGCACGTCCGGGTCTTCGACCCCGCGACCCCCGCCGCCGACATCCAGGCCGCGCTGGACGCCGCCGCCCAGCAGCAGGTCACCAGCGAATTCGGCACCGGACGCTTCGCGTTCCTCTTCAAGCCCGGCACCTACGACGTGGACGCCCAGCTCGGCTACTACACCTCGGTCGCAGGGCTCGGCCTCTCCCCCGACGACGTGACGATCAACGGCGCGGTCCGCGTCGAGGGCCAGCCGCAGCCCGGCGGCGGCGACAGCGCGCTCACCAACTTCTGGCGCTCGGCGGAGAACCTGGCGGTCAACCCGACCGACGGCATCAACTGGTGGGCGGTGTCGCAGGCGGCGCCGCTGCGCCGGGTGCACATCCGCGGCCGGCTCTTCCTCTTCCCCCGCCAGGGCGGCTTCTCCAGCGGCGGCTTCATCGCCGACTCGGTGGTCGACGGCCAGGTCGTCAACGCCTCGCAGCAGCAGTGGCTGACCCGCAACAGCGCGGTGGCCGGCTGGTCCAACGGCGTGTGGAACCAGGTCTTCGCGGGCGTGACCGGCGCCCCTGAGCAGTCCTTCCCCGACCCGCCCTACACCACGCTGCCGACCACCCCGCTCAGCCGCGAGAAGCCCTTCCTCTACGTCGACGGGACCGGCCGCTACCGGGTGTTCCTGCCCGCGCTGCGGCGCGAGACGGCGGGGGCGACGTGGAGCGCGGGGCACACTCCGGGCAGCTCGATCCCGATCGAGCAGTTCTTCGTCGCCAAGCCCTCCGACCCGGTGCGCGCCATCAACAAGGCGCTGGCGCAGGGCAAGCACCTGCTGCTGACCCCGGGCATCTACAAGCTGACCGGCACCATCAAGGTCAAGTGGGCGGGCACCGTGGTGCTCGGCCTCGGCTTCGCGACGCTCACCCCGGCCGGCGGCGCGGTCGCGATGCGGGTGGACGACGTACGCGGGGTGCGGATCGCGGGCCTGCTCTTCGACGCGGGCGAGACCGAGTCGCGGTCGCTGCTGGAGATCGGCAGCGGGCACGGGCGGCGCGGCGACCCGCAGGACCCGACGTCGGTGCAGGACGTCTTCTTCCGGGTCGGCGGCGCGGGCCCCGGCCGTACCGGCACCGCGCTGGTGGTCAACAGCGACAACGTGCTGCTCGACCACATCTGGGCCTGGCGTGCCGACCACGGCAGCGGGGTGGGCTGGACGGTGAACACCGCCGAGTCCGGTGTGGTGGTCAACGGCGACAACGTGCTGGCGACCGGCCTGTTCGTGGAGCACTTCCAGAAGTACAACGTGGTGTGGAACGGCGACCACGGCCGGACGGTCATGTTCCAGAACGAGCTGCCGTACGACCCGCCGAACCAGGCCGCCTACCGCCACCACGGCGTCGACGGCTATGCGGCGTACAAGGTCGGCGACGCGGTGCGCCACCACGAGGGCTGGGGCCTCGGCAGCTACTGCTTCTTCAACGTCGACCCGACGATCCATGTCTCGCACGGCTTCGAGGCGCCCGTCAGGGACGGCGTGCGCTTCCACGACCTGCTCACGGTGTCGCTGAACGGCGCCGGTGTGATCGACCATGTGATCAACGACCACGGTGGTGCGGCGCAGGGCACCGACACCGTGCCGGTGGACGTGGTGAGCTACCCGGTCGGCTGA
- a CDS encoding TetR/AcrR family transcriptional regulator: MGRWQPNARGRLEQAALDLYVERGFAQTTVTEIAGRAGLTERTFFRHFADKREVLFSGSAELQELLVAAVTGAPEGAAPIDAVAAGLDTVGGLMQERRPFALRRQSVITANTELQERELIKLAALAAATAAALHRRGVAEPAASLAAEAGIAVFRIAFERWVGGPDDSELAQLMRESLAELKAVTAGR, translated from the coding sequence ATGGGTAGATGGCAGCCGAACGCACGGGGCCGCCTTGAGCAGGCCGCACTCGACCTCTACGTCGAGCGCGGCTTCGCGCAGACCACGGTCACCGAGATCGCCGGGCGGGCCGGGCTCACCGAGCGGACGTTCTTCCGGCACTTCGCCGACAAGCGCGAAGTGCTGTTCTCCGGCTCGGCCGAACTCCAGGAGCTGCTGGTCGCCGCAGTGACGGGTGCACCCGAGGGTGCGGCGCCGATCGACGCGGTCGCCGCCGGCCTCGACACCGTCGGCGGCCTCATGCAGGAGCGCCGCCCGTTCGCCCTGCGGCGCCAGTCCGTCATCACCGCGAACACCGAGCTGCAGGAACGGGAGTTGATCAAGCTCGCCGCGCTCGCCGCGGCGACCGCGGCCGCCCTGCACCGGCGCGGGGTGGCGGAACCGGCCGCGAGCCTGGCGGCCGAGGCGGGTATCGCGGTCTTCCGGATCGCGTTCGAACGCTGGGTCGGCGGCCCGGACGACAGCGAACTGGCGCAGCTGATGCGGGAGTCGCTGGCCGAACTCAAGGCCGTGACCGCGGGCAGGTGA
- a CDS encoding SDR family oxidoreductase translates to MRVLVTGASGWIGSAVIPELIGAGHEVVGLARSDAAARTVSSAGAEVLRGTIDDLDILRSAADASDGVIHLAFKHDLAFSGGFEAAAEANQRAVDAIGEALAGSDRPFTIASGVLGLAPGRVAVEGAGLAPDEQALSGGPALRLATARSMVALAPRGVRTSVVGLAPTIHGDGDHGFMATLVAIARERGAAGYIGDGSQRWPAAHRLDAARLFRLALEKAPAGSVLHGVAEEGVPLREVAEVIGRHLDLPVTSVAPEDAAAHFTWMASFLALDSPASSALTRELVGWQPMEPGLVEDLEKGHYFR, encoded by the coding sequence ATGCGTGTTCTCGTCACCGGCGCGTCCGGCTGGATCGGCTCCGCCGTCATCCCCGAACTCATCGGCGCGGGCCACGAGGTCGTCGGCCTCGCCCGCTCCGACGCCGCGGCCCGCACCGTCAGCTCGGCCGGGGCCGAAGTGCTCCGCGGCACCATCGACGACCTCGACATCCTGCGGAGCGCGGCCGACGCCTCCGACGGGGTGATCCACCTCGCCTTCAAGCACGACCTCGCCTTCTCCGGCGGCTTCGAGGCCGCGGCCGAGGCCAACCAGCGGGCCGTCGACGCCATCGGCGAGGCCCTGGCCGGATCCGACCGGCCCTTCACCATCGCCAGCGGAGTCCTCGGCCTCGCCCCGGGCCGCGTCGCCGTCGAGGGCGCCGGGCTCGCCCCGGACGAGCAGGCCTTGTCCGGCGGCCCGGCCCTCCGCCTGGCCACCGCCCGCTCGATGGTCGCCCTCGCCCCCCGCGGCGTCCGCACCTCCGTGGTGGGCCTCGCCCCGACGATCCACGGCGACGGCGACCACGGCTTCATGGCGACGCTGGTCGCCATCGCCCGCGAAAGGGGCGCCGCCGGCTACATCGGCGACGGCTCCCAGCGCTGGCCCGCGGCACACCGGCTCGACGCCGCGCGCCTCTTCCGGCTGGCACTGGAGAAGGCCCCCGCGGGCTCGGTCCTGCACGGCGTCGCGGAGGAGGGCGTACCGCTCCGCGAGGTCGCCGAGGTGATCGGCCGCCACCTCGACCTGCCGGTCACCTCCGTCGCCCCGGAGGACGCGGCCGCCCACTTCACCTGGATGGCCTCCTTCCTGGCCCTCGACAGCCCGGCGTCGAGCGCGCTCACCCGCGAACTGGTGGGCTGGCAGCCGATGGAGCCGGGCCTCGTCGAGGACCTGGAGAAGGGCCACTACTTCCGGTAG
- a CDS encoding DeoR/GlpR family DNA-binding transcription regulator, whose translation MSRDARWTSLLDLLAEHGRLDVEEAAAALRVSTATIRRDLDQLAEQQMLIRTRGGAVAHGVSYELPLRYKTARNAPQKQRIAAAVAAMVAAGQVVGLTGGTTSTEVARALALRGDLAEAAGAGAAGRPPVLTVVTNALNIAGELVIRPQIKLVVTGGVARPQSYELTGPLAGGVLRQITLDIAVLGVDAIDPADGVYAHHEDEASTNRLLAERARRVVVATDSSKIGRRAFARICATGAVDTLVTDTAAPAAAVTAFEEAGVEVLTV comes from the coding sequence GTGTCCCGGGACGCCCGGTGGACCTCGCTGCTCGACCTGCTGGCCGAGCACGGCCGTCTCGACGTCGAGGAGGCGGCGGCGGCGCTGCGGGTCTCGACCGCGACCATCCGCCGCGACCTCGACCAGCTCGCCGAGCAGCAGATGCTGATCAGGACCCGCGGCGGCGCCGTCGCGCACGGGGTGTCGTACGAGCTGCCGCTGCGGTACAAGACCGCGCGCAACGCCCCGCAGAAGCAGCGGATCGCCGCGGCGGTCGCCGCGATGGTCGCGGCCGGCCAGGTCGTCGGGCTGACGGGCGGCACCACGAGCACGGAGGTCGCGCGGGCCCTGGCGCTGCGCGGCGATCTCGCCGAGGCCGCCGGCGCCGGCGCGGCCGGACGGCCGCCGGTGCTCACCGTGGTCACCAACGCGCTGAACATCGCGGGCGAGTTGGTCATCCGGCCGCAGATCAAGCTGGTGGTGACCGGCGGCGTCGCCCGCCCGCAGTCCTACGAGCTGACCGGCCCGCTGGCCGGCGGCGTCCTGCGGCAGATCACCCTGGACATCGCGGTCCTCGGCGTCGACGCGATCGACCCGGCCGATGGCGTCTACGCCCACCACGAGGACGAGGCGAGCACCAACCGCCTGCTCGCCGAACGCGCCCGGCGCGTCGTGGTCGCCACCGACTCCTCCAAGATCGGCCGCCGCGCCTTCGCCCGCATCTGCGCCACCGGCGCCGTCGACACGCTGGTGACCGACACCGCCGCCCCCGCGGCGGCCGTCACCGCCTTCGAGGAGGCAGGCGTCGAGGTGCTCACCGTCTGA
- a CDS encoding SRPBCC family protein produces MPTYSYAVSVSAPAPRVWQILTDVEHWPDLTASMTSVRGLDGPRPTLGARFDVRQPKLRKALWTVIRIDEGASFVWESRAPGVLSRATHLVEPDGATARLTLTLDQSGVLAWPIGFLAGGLVRRYLALEAEGIRSHSERPAAQR; encoded by the coding sequence GTGCCCACTTACTCGTACGCGGTGAGCGTCTCCGCCCCCGCCCCGCGTGTCTGGCAGATCCTCACCGACGTCGAGCACTGGCCGGACCTGACCGCTTCCATGACCTCCGTCCGCGGCCTCGACGGCCCGCGCCCCACGCTCGGCGCCCGCTTCGACGTCCGCCAGCCCAAGCTCCGCAAGGCCCTGTGGACCGTCATCCGGATCGACGAGGGCGCCTCCTTCGTCTGGGAGTCCCGCGCCCCCGGCGTCCTCTCCCGGGCCACCCACCTCGTCGAACCCGACGGCGCCACCGCCCGCCTCACCCTGACCCTCGACCAGTCGGGCGTCCTGGCCTGGCCGATCGGCTTCCTGGCGGGCGGCCTCGTCCGCCGCTACCTGGCGCTGGAGGCCGAGGGCATCAGGTCCCACAGCGAACGGCCGGCGGCTCAGAGGTAG
- a CDS encoding AraC family transcriptional regulator, translated as MDVLSDVLAVLRAGRPRSAPARHHAPWAQEFAPAPGTAGFQVVLRGVCVLRPTAGRPAVHAGPGDVVLLPRGTGHVLSDSPGAAVTPPAAAGHRPAAGDGPATLVLSGGYPLDPQRGHPLLTELPDLVHLPAAPARHPEADAAVRLLAGELERPRLGTDAIVPSLLDALLLYVLRAWYEDAPLRDGGGPTGWAAALNDPPVTAALRAMHRAPADPWTVERLAREAGLSRAAFARRFAALTGRPPLSYLTWWRMTLAARLLATSALPLSSVAARVGYTSEFAFAHAFKRWCGLAPGRYRRVHTEGGRGPG; from the coding sequence GTGGACGTACTCAGCGATGTGCTCGCGGTGCTCCGCGCAGGGCGGCCGCGGTCGGCGCCGGCGCGGCACCACGCCCCCTGGGCGCAGGAGTTCGCGCCCGCGCCGGGGACGGCCGGCTTCCAGGTGGTGCTGCGCGGCGTGTGCGTCCTGCGGCCCACCGCCGGCCGCCCGGCCGTCCACGCCGGCCCGGGCGACGTGGTGCTCCTGCCGCGCGGCACCGGCCATGTGCTGTCCGACAGCCCCGGCGCGGCGGTCACCCCGCCGGCCGCCGCGGGGCACCGCCCGGCGGCCGGTGACGGCCCCGCGACCCTGGTGCTGTCCGGCGGCTACCCGCTCGACCCGCAGCGCGGCCACCCGCTGCTCACCGAACTGCCCGACCTCGTCCACCTGCCCGCCGCGCCCGCCCGACACCCGGAGGCGGACGCGGCCGTACGCCTGCTGGCCGGCGAGCTGGAGCGGCCGCGGCTCGGCACCGACGCGATCGTGCCGTCACTGCTCGACGCGCTGCTGCTGTACGTGCTGCGCGCTTGGTACGAGGACGCGCCGCTGCGGGACGGCGGCGGCCCGACCGGCTGGGCGGCGGCCCTGAACGACCCGCCGGTGACGGCCGCCCTGCGCGCGATGCACCGCGCCCCGGCCGACCCTTGGACGGTCGAGCGGCTGGCCCGCGAGGCCGGCCTGTCGCGGGCCGCCTTCGCCCGGCGTTTCGCGGCGCTCACCGGGCGGCCGCCGCTGAGCTATCTGACGTGGTGGCGTATGACGCTGGCGGCCAGGCTGCTCGCGACCTCGGCGCTGCCGCTGTCCTCGGTCGCCGCACGGGTGGGCTACACCTCGGAATTCGCCTTCGCCCACGCCTTCAAGCGGTGGTGCGGCCTGGCCCCCGGCCGCTACCGCCGGGTGCACACCGAGGGCGGCCGCGGGCCCGGGTAA
- a CDS encoding cellulose-binding domain-containing protein, whose translation MAFGFPGSQQITNIWNAVQPPSGKQVTAGNAPYNAGIPAGGTVNLGFSATSAAGTNGVPAAFTLNGKACKVS comes from the coding sequence CTGGCCTTCGGCTTCCCCGGCAGCCAGCAGATCACCAACATCTGGAACGCGGTGCAGCCCCCGAGCGGCAAGCAGGTCACCGCCGGCAACGCCCCCTACAACGCGGGCATCCCGGCCGGCGGCACCGTCAACCTCGGCTTCAGCGCCACCTCGGCGGCGGGGACGAACGGCGTGCCCGCCGCCTTCACCCTCAACGGCAAGGCCTGCAAGGTGTCCTGA
- a CDS encoding cellulose binding domain-containing protein produces the protein MRRPAYPHRSHRPPRRLLAALATAVAAVLVYVLTMLPAPAATPSAAQADVVGNATHFDGLGQPYGGCGLPQSQLDSPDFVALNVFNTPGDYASYPRPVPPSQSSIMGAWNNGHNCGRWVRVTIGDYCNGTNDGAAGQPFCRNGAWTQDSYNGATLTMQVADSCADTNAWCRDDPNHLDLDTASLGHFTQNGTTVSGLADHWNNRHVAWSYVPAPNYTGDIKIGFLQGAQRYWGAIAVSHLPNGVHGVEYSSGGTWHDAQMNSDMGQSFILNPTTQGGTDFSIRVRDVNDSYLFGGRVYDFSLPSACSGTCSQPYTGVTYTTEGGNTSSPTTSPTTSPTTSPTTSPTTSPTTSPTSSAGGCTAAVHVTNSWSGGFQADVTVTNTGTRQTSGWAVRLTLPSGVTIGSAWNAAVDSSAPATTLRNAAYNGTLAPSASTSWGMTLNGSNQSLGTPTCTASG, from the coding sequence ATGCGCAGACCCGCGTACCCCCACCGCTCGCACCGACCGCCGCGCAGACTGCTCGCGGCGCTCGCCACCGCCGTCGCCGCGGTGCTCGTCTACGTGCTGACGATGCTGCCCGCGCCCGCGGCCACCCCGAGCGCGGCCCAGGCCGACGTCGTCGGCAATGCCACCCACTTCGACGGCCTCGGCCAGCCCTACGGCGGCTGCGGCCTGCCGCAGTCCCAGCTGGACTCGCCGGACTTCGTCGCGCTCAACGTCTTCAACACCCCCGGCGACTACGCGAGTTACCCGCGCCCGGTGCCCCCCTCCCAGAGCTCGATCATGGGCGCCTGGAACAACGGCCACAACTGCGGGCGCTGGGTGCGGGTGACCATCGGCGACTACTGCAACGGCACCAACGACGGCGCCGCCGGCCAGCCCTTCTGCCGCAACGGAGCCTGGACCCAGGACTCCTACAACGGCGCCACCCTCACCATGCAGGTCGCCGACAGCTGCGCGGACACGAACGCGTGGTGCCGTGACGACCCGAACCACCTGGACCTCGACACCGCGTCGCTGGGCCACTTCACCCAGAACGGCACCACGGTGAGCGGGCTCGCGGACCACTGGAACAACCGCCATGTGGCCTGGAGTTACGTCCCCGCGCCCAACTACACCGGCGACATCAAGATCGGCTTCCTCCAGGGCGCCCAGCGCTACTGGGGCGCGATCGCGGTGTCCCACCTGCCCAACGGTGTGCACGGCGTCGAATACAGCTCCGGCGGCACGTGGCACGACGCCCAGATGAACAGCGACATGGGCCAGTCGTTCATCCTGAACCCGACCACCCAGGGCGGCACGGACTTCAGCATCCGGGTGCGCGACGTGAACGACAGCTACCTCTTCGGCGGCCGCGTCTACGACTTCTCGCTGCCCTCCGCCTGTTCCGGTACCTGCTCGCAGCCGTACACCGGCGTGACCTACACGACCGAGGGCGGCAATACGTCCTCCCCGACCACATCGCCGACCACGTCCCCGACGACGTCCCCGACGACATCGCCGACCACGTCTCCCACCACGTCCCCGACCTCAAGCGCGGGCGGCTGCACCGCGGCCGTACACGTCACCAACTCCTGGTCAGGCGGCTTCCAGGCCGATGTGACGGTGACCAACACCGGCACCCGGCAGACCAGCGGCTGGGCCGTCAGGCTCACCCTGCCGTCGGGTGTGACGATCGGCAGCGCCTGGAATGCCGCCGTCGACTCGTCGGCGCCTGCCACCACGCTGCGCAATGCCGCCTACAACGGCACGCTCGCCCCATCGGCCAGCACGTCCTGGGGCATGACACTGAACGGCTCCAACCAGAGTCTCGGCACTCCGACCTGTACGGCATCGGGGTGA
- a CDS encoding right-handed parallel beta-helix repeat-containing protein: MTIAALGTGAAMAPGAYAAKGVQMVHEGQSIQAAVDAAPDGGTVMVKPGTYRESVQITRNVTLEGVGSGRVTITAPAGQGAHAAPAAPAMAPADAQHGAPATMPGGDQQAAPAMAPADAQHGAPATMPGGDQQAAPAMAPADAQHGAPATMPGGDQQAAPATAPMGAQHTAPTGAQHGAPTGAQHTATTGAQHGAPTGAQHTATTGAQHGAPVADPAGAQSAAPAATPNGTAPTAGKTETSTTVTGTTTQAACAAAGHGICVTGPDGHALDAVRIRSLAVTGFRANGIDVSGTDGMVVSRVTVKNNGQQGISQEKSTRAVLRDNEAVGNGQSGIFVANFINAEGGALDTRGTVISGNTLSGNRIGVTVRRARVLVVENNTVTGNCGGVFVVGDENNPKAGDLDIRQNKITDNNKFCAASDRLPAIQGTGVLLTGAEDTRITGNTITGNTGTSPMSGGVVLYPSQVGVANLRDQVSGNTLSGNSPADLADRDTNGSGNTFSANSCAVSEPAGRC, from the coding sequence ATGACCATCGCGGCGCTCGGAACGGGCGCCGCCATGGCGCCCGGCGCTTACGCCGCAAAGGGCGTCCAGATGGTGCACGAAGGACAGTCGATCCAGGCGGCGGTCGACGCGGCCCCCGACGGCGGCACCGTGATGGTGAAGCCGGGCACCTACCGCGAGAGCGTGCAGATCACGCGCAATGTGACGCTGGAAGGCGTCGGCTCCGGTCGCGTCACGATCACCGCCCCGGCCGGCCAGGGCGCACATGCCGCCCCTGCCGCTCCCGCGATGGCCCCGGCTGACGCGCAGCATGGCGCTCCGGCGACGATGCCGGGCGGCGACCAGCAGGCCGCTCCCGCGATGGCCCCGGCTGACGCGCAGCATGGCGCTCCGGCGACGATGCCGGGCGGCGACCAGCAGGCCGCTCCCGCGATGGCCCCGGCTGACGCGCAGCATGGCGCTCCGGCGACGATGCCGGGCGGCGACCAGCAGGCCGCTCCCGCGACCGCCCCCATGGGTGCCCAGCACACCGCCCCCACCGGTGCTCAGCACGGAGCCCCCACCGGTGCCCAGCACACCGCCACCACCGGCGCTCAGCACGGAGCCCCCACCGGTGCCCAGCACACCGCCACCACCGGCGCTCAGCACGGAGCCCCCGTCGCGGACCCGGCAGGCGCGCAGTCCGCCGCCCCCGCCGCGACGCCGAACGGCACCGCGCCGACCGCCGGGAAGACCGAGACCAGCACGACCGTCACCGGCACCACCACCCAGGCGGCCTGCGCGGCCGCCGGGCACGGCATCTGCGTCACCGGCCCCGACGGGCACGCCCTCGACGCGGTCCGCATCAGGTCGCTCGCCGTCACCGGCTTCCGCGCCAACGGCATCGACGTGTCGGGCACCGACGGCATGGTCGTCAGCCGGGTGACGGTCAAGAACAACGGCCAGCAGGGCATCAGCCAGGAGAAGTCCACCCGGGCGGTGTTGCGCGACAACGAGGCTGTCGGCAACGGCCAGTCCGGCATCTTCGTCGCGAACTTCATCAATGCCGAGGGCGGCGCCCTCGACACCCGCGGCACCGTGATCTCCGGCAACACCCTGTCGGGCAACCGCATCGGTGTGACGGTCCGCCGGGCCCGCGTGCTCGTGGTCGAGAACAACACCGTCACCGGCAACTGCGGCGGCGTCTTCGTCGTCGGCGACGAGAACAACCCGAAGGCCGGCGACCTCGACATCCGGCAGAACAAGATCACCGACAACAACAAGTTCTGCGCCGCGAGCGACCGGCTGCCGGCCATCCAGGGCACCGGCGTGCTGCTCACCGGCGCCGAGGACACCCGGATCACCGGCAACACCATCACCGGCAATACCGGCACCTCCCCGATGTCCGGCGGAGTCGTGCTCTACCCGAGCCAGGTCGGCGTCGCCAACCTGCGCGACCAGGTCAGCGGCAACACCCTGTCGGGCAACAGCCCCGCCGACCTGGCCGACCGCGACACCAACGGGTCGGGCAACACCTTCAGCGCCAACTCCTGCGCCGTCTCCGAGCCGGCCGGCCGGTGCTGA
- a CDS encoding acetylserotonin O-methyltransferase — protein sequence MRLRELVFGAACAAAIRAAARLGVADALDEEPATAEELAAAVRTESRPLNRLLRALTSYGVFAEQPDGRFVHTGMSRMLREDAPDSLRNIALWCTEPWTWEVWPRLDDAVRTGQDVFADLHGKRFFDYLHDDAPESAAVFDKAMTRSSMQSARDVVDSLDMTGVATVADIGGGQGHVLAGLLEKHPALHGTLLDLPKVVANADPRLRDGGPLADRATLLPGDCRREVPVDADLYIIKNILEWDDDSTRRTLRNVVAAARPGARVLVIENLVDDSVSMRFTTAMDLLLLLNVGGQKHTRESLVTRMTEAGLAVGDVRPVNPYLHAFESTVRGS from the coding sequence ATGCGGCTGCGCGAGCTGGTCTTCGGCGCGGCCTGCGCCGCCGCGATCCGTGCGGCTGCCCGGCTCGGCGTCGCCGACGCGCTCGACGAGGAGCCGGCCACCGCCGAGGAGCTGGCCGCCGCCGTGCGGACCGAATCCCGGCCGCTGAACCGGCTGCTGCGGGCGCTCACCAGCTACGGCGTCTTCGCCGAGCAGCCCGACGGCCGCTTCGTGCACACCGGGATGTCCCGGATGCTGCGCGAGGACGCCCCCGACTCGCTGCGCAACATCGCGCTGTGGTGCACCGAGCCGTGGACCTGGGAGGTGTGGCCGCGGCTGGACGACGCGGTGCGCACCGGCCAGGACGTCTTCGCCGACCTGCACGGCAAGCGGTTCTTCGACTACCTGCACGACGACGCGCCCGAGTCGGCCGCCGTCTTCGACAAGGCGATGACCCGCTCCAGCATGCAGTCCGCCCGCGATGTGGTGGACAGCCTCGACATGACAGGTGTCGCCACCGTCGCGGACATCGGCGGCGGCCAGGGCCATGTGCTGGCCGGCCTGCTGGAGAAGCACCCGGCGCTGCACGGCACCCTGCTCGACCTCCCCAAGGTCGTCGCGAACGCCGACCCGCGGCTGCGGGACGGCGGTCCGCTGGCGGACCGGGCGACCCTGCTGCCGGGCGACTGCCGCCGGGAGGTCCCGGTCGACGCGGACCTCTACATCATCAAGAACATCCTCGAATGGGACGACGACAGCACCCGCAGGACGCTGCGCAACGTCGTCGCCGCGGCCCGCCCCGGCGCCAGGGTGCTGGTCATCGAGAACCTGGTGGACGACAGCGTGTCCATGCGGTTCACCACCGCCATGGACCTGCTGCTGCTCCTCAACGTCGGCGGGCAGAAGCACACCAGGGAGAGCCTGGTCACCCGGATGACCGAGGCCGGCCTCGCGGTCGGCGACGTACGCCCGGTCAACCCGTATCTGCACGCCTTCGAAAGCACCGTCCGCGGCTCCTGA
- a CDS encoding class F sortase — protein sequence MYQQYPPPPPGAADAAPGPRPSRVLRWAVASVALGALMIYNSVDSSGTGLPGPPASAAAPPTATARTPATAIGPAGTAAPAPTVGLPGLPHSNPTRLTIHSIAVNAPFTPLHLDAAGNLDAPPAADTNLVGWYAEGPTPGERGPAIVAGHVDTKTGPAVFLLLRLLKPGATADITRADGTVATFTVDTVEMFSKGKFPDQRVYGPTPDPQLRIITCGGSYDRSKRDYTDNVVVFAHLTSSRHA from the coding sequence ATGTACCAGCAGTACCCGCCGCCTCCGCCGGGCGCGGCGGACGCCGCGCCCGGCCCACGCCCCTCCCGTGTGCTGCGCTGGGCGGTCGCCTCCGTGGCCCTCGGCGCCCTGATGATCTACAACTCGGTCGACTCCTCGGGCACCGGCCTGCCGGGGCCGCCCGCCTCCGCGGCCGCGCCGCCCACCGCCACCGCCAGGACCCCCGCGACGGCCATCGGCCCCGCCGGCACCGCGGCACCCGCGCCGACCGTCGGCCTGCCGGGCCTGCCGCACTCCAACCCCACCCGGCTGACCATCCACAGCATCGCGGTGAACGCGCCCTTCACCCCTCTGCACCTGGACGCGGCGGGCAACCTCGACGCGCCGCCCGCGGCCGACACCAACCTCGTCGGGTGGTACGCCGAAGGTCCGACGCCCGGCGAGCGCGGCCCGGCGATCGTGGCGGGGCACGTCGACACCAAGACCGGGCCCGCCGTCTTCCTGCTGCTGCGCCTGCTCAAGCCGGGCGCGACCGCCGACATCACCCGGGCGGACGGCACCGTCGCGACCTTCACCGTCGACACGGTGGAGATGTTCTCCAAGGGCAAATTCCCCGACCAGCGGGTCTACGGCCCCACGCCCGACCCGCAGTTGCGGATCATCACCTGCGGCGGCAGCTACGACCGCTCCAAGCGCGACTACACCGACAACGTCGTGGTCTTCGCCCACCTGACGTCCTCACGGCACGCCTGA